A part of Terriglobus roseus genomic DNA contains:
- the msrA gene encoding peptide-methionine (S)-S-oxide reductase MsrA, whose translation MAKAKATFAAGCFWGVEARLAEISGVLETAVGYEGGTSNNPTYKDVCTDQTGHAEVVEVTFDPSRVSYDALLDHFFALHDPTQLNRQGPDWGTQYRSVIFTHDDEQYREAIAKIAELNAAGVFRGPIVTLVEPASMFWKAEEYHQRYLEKRGMVACHI comes from the coding sequence GTGGCAAAGGCAAAAGCAACATTTGCAGCAGGTTGTTTCTGGGGCGTAGAAGCCCGTTTGGCAGAGATTTCCGGAGTTTTGGAGACGGCCGTTGGATACGAGGGTGGTACTTCAAACAACCCAACTTATAAGGACGTCTGTACCGATCAGACTGGTCATGCAGAAGTGGTAGAGGTTACCTTCGATCCCAGTCGCGTGAGTTATGACGCGCTGCTCGATCATTTTTTTGCGCTGCACGATCCCACGCAACTCAACCGGCAGGGTCCGGACTGGGGTACGCAGTATCGCAGCGTCATTTTCACCCATGATGATGAACAATATCGCGAAGCGATTGCCAAAATTGCTGAACTTAACGCTGCCGGTGTCTTTCGTGGACCGATTGTCACTTTGGTGGAACCCGCCTCGATGTTCTGGAAGGCGGAGGAGTACCACCAGCGTTACCTCGAGAAACGCGGCATGGTTGCCTGTCACATTTAA
- a CDS encoding sulfatase, producing the protein MNRREFVSGLGAAVGAASVAAHGATVAKGPRKPNLIYVFADQLRYQSCGYAGDEYARTPNMDRLAAESCNVHQAVSSTPVCAPYRASLMTGKYQSSTGMVINEIRLSPEHKCFGHVLTQSGYKTGYIGKWHLWANQLGHHNLIKNGFTPPGPYRLGFDGEWAAYNFNHFYFHSPYFLNNAEPHIRQGYEPDGQTDMAIDYVKRHAHGDEPFALFLSWGPPHYPWGLDNVDPKWSEQFRDVNIPLSPNYSTKEDPYCDAWQKLPKDFEKNIHDWMRTYYAQTASLDANLGRLMRAVEAAGIADDTIFVFTSDHGEMFGSHGRQAKLIFYEEAARIPFLVRWPKKIPKKSVTDVPLCTPDIMPTLLSMMGLSIPDTVEGQDLSAALLHGKSGVKDVAHMQGMGATAAWTDGSEWRALRDNEYTYAVYRKDDKELLFNNRRDPYQMMNLAEDRGSDATLRHYRDVSQQWRKQQNDTFEVCSWYERWTKDRNIVNTAKGVTQDLDALHRITAKYIPESVAEKPVSQWPVG; encoded by the coding sequence ATGAATCGACGTGAGTTCGTATCGGGGCTGGGAGCGGCTGTGGGGGCTGCGAGCGTTGCGGCGCATGGCGCCACGGTGGCAAAAGGGCCGCGGAAGCCAAACCTGATTTATGTCTTTGCTGACCAGTTGCGATATCAGTCCTGTGGTTATGCGGGTGACGAGTATGCGCGTACGCCCAACATGGATCGTTTGGCGGCTGAAAGCTGCAATGTACATCAAGCCGTGTCCTCCACGCCGGTGTGCGCGCCCTATCGTGCTTCGCTGATGACAGGGAAATATCAGTCAAGTACGGGCATGGTTATCAATGAAATTCGACTCAGCCCTGAACATAAGTGTTTTGGCCATGTGCTGACGCAGAGCGGTTATAAGACCGGCTACATCGGTAAGTGGCACTTATGGGCCAACCAGCTTGGCCATCACAACCTGATCAAGAATGGATTCACGCCGCCAGGGCCGTATCGTTTGGGCTTCGATGGGGAATGGGCTGCTTATAACTTCAACCATTTTTATTTCCACTCGCCGTACTTTCTGAACAACGCGGAGCCGCATATTCGGCAGGGTTACGAGCCGGATGGGCAGACCGACATGGCGATTGATTATGTGAAACGCCATGCGCACGGCGACGAGCCCTTTGCTTTGTTTCTTTCATGGGGACCGCCGCATTATCCGTGGGGCCTAGACAATGTTGATCCGAAGTGGAGTGAGCAGTTTCGCGACGTCAACATTCCGCTGTCGCCGAATTACTCTACCAAAGAAGACCCGTACTGCGATGCGTGGCAGAAGCTGCCTAAGGATTTCGAAAAGAACATTCACGACTGGATGCGCACTTACTATGCACAGACGGCGAGCCTAGATGCGAATCTTGGTAGATTGATGCGTGCAGTGGAGGCGGCTGGTATCGCGGACGATACCATTTTCGTCTTCACCTCAGACCATGGCGAGATGTTTGGATCGCATGGTCGTCAGGCGAAGCTCATCTTCTATGAAGAGGCAGCTCGTATTCCGTTCCTGGTGCGATGGCCGAAGAAGATTCCGAAGAAGTCCGTGACGGATGTGCCGCTGTGCACGCCAGACATTATGCCGACGCTGCTGTCGATGATGGGCTTGTCCATCCCCGATACGGTTGAAGGCCAGGACTTGAGTGCAGCTTTATTGCATGGCAAATCTGGCGTGAAAGACGTCGCGCATATGCAAGGGATGGGCGCGACCGCTGCATGGACGGATGGTTCGGAGTGGCGCGCGTTGCGGGATAACGAGTACACCTACGCCGTGTATCGCAAAGATGACAAAGAACTGTTGTTCAACAATCGGCGTGATCCTTACCAGATGATGAATCTCGCGGAGGATCGTGGTTCTGATGCGACTTTGCGGCACTATCGGGATGTTTCGCAGCAGTGGCGCAAGCAACAGAACGACACATTTGAAGTCTGCAGTTGGTATGAGCGATGGACGAAGGATCGCAACATCGTCAACACGGCCAAGGGTGTGACGCAGGATCTGGATGCGCTGCATCGCATTACGGCGAAGTACATTCCGGAGAGTGTTGCGGAGAAGCCCGTAAGTCAGTGGCCCGTGGGATAA
- a CDS encoding MBL fold metallo-hydrolase, whose protein sequence is MKTTSVGQHGLQFTRALLFNCFLVREDDGWTLIDANLKGTGADILRAAGAPSIRRILLTHPHVDHVGSVDELAAAIPGLIVATSRRSVPMMNIPPDRSLLPGEGSHPIKGATPGVRTPVSLLLEDGQRVGSLLAVATPGHIPGHLSFLDERDGTLYAGDAMGNLGKLCVTGFTPWWFPLNKCWDKEIARRSVQSLRNLPIRRIACGHGKTIEGGLPLLEEALVRARP, encoded by the coding sequence ATGAAGACTACTTCCGTTGGGCAGCACGGTCTGCAATTTACACGCGCTTTGCTCTTCAATTGCTTCCTGGTGAGGGAAGACGACGGATGGACTCTGATCGACGCCAACCTTAAAGGAACCGGCGCGGATATTCTCCGCGCCGCAGGCGCCCCGTCCATCCGTCGCATCCTGCTCACGCATCCACATGTCGACCATGTTGGCAGCGTGGACGAGCTGGCCGCAGCCATCCCCGGCCTCATCGTGGCCACGTCGCGGCGCAGCGTTCCCATGATGAATATCCCGCCGGATCGCAGCTTGCTGCCCGGTGAAGGAAGTCATCCCATCAAAGGAGCAACGCCCGGAGTACGAACGCCAGTCAGCCTGCTGCTAGAGGACGGTCAGCGAGTCGGTTCCCTGTTGGCTGTGGCAACGCCCGGTCACATCCCTGGCCACTTGTCGTTTCTGGATGAGCGGGACGGCACGCTCTATGCCGGGGATGCCATGGGCAATTTGGGCAAACTCTGTGTGACCGGCTTCACGCCATGGTGGTTTCCTCTCAACAAGTGTTGGGACAAAGAAATCGCGCGTAGAAGCGTGCAGTCACTTCGAAACCTTCCCATCCGCCGCATCGCCTGTGGACATGGCAAGACGATCGAAGGCGGACTTCCGCTACTGGAAGAGGCTCTTGTCCGCGCTCGTCCCTGA
- a CDS encoding EVE domain-containing protein: MNYLLKSEPDKYSYDDLLRDGETVWDGIKNPQALMTLRNMKKGEHAVIYHSNVGKEAVGTATVLSVDASDPKNPIVKLKAGKRLKRPKPLAEIRDAGVFQGSIMFRQFRLSVVPLTDEQYDWLIHG, encoded by the coding sequence ATGAACTATCTGCTGAAGTCAGAACCGGACAAGTATTCCTACGACGACCTGTTGCGCGATGGCGAAACCGTTTGGGACGGCATCAAGAATCCACAGGCGCTCATGACGCTTCGCAATATGAAAAAAGGCGAGCATGCGGTCATCTATCACTCCAACGTGGGCAAAGAGGCCGTAGGAACGGCTACTGTGCTGAGCGTGGATGCCAGCGATCCGAAGAATCCAATCGTAAAGCTGAAGGCGGGCAAACGACTCAAGCGGCCCAAGCCGCTCGCGGAGATTCGTGATGCTGGAGTGTTTCAGGGCAGCATCATGTTCCGACAGTTCCGGCTGAGCGTTGTGCCGCTGACAGATGAGCAGTATGACTGGCTGATCCACGGATAG
- a CDS encoding enoyl-ACP reductase FabI, with translation MIDLQGKTAVVFGLANKRSIAWAIAQKLSDAGAKVAICYQNERLKKEADGLIPELKDAKSFQCDVSIDAEIDRVAEELKAAYGTVDIIVHSVAFAPPDAIKSDFLLTKREDFRIALDVSAYSLVAVSRALAPIMNEGGSILTLTYYGSEKVFPNYNVMGVAKAALEATVRYLAASLGPKGIRVNAISAGPIKTLAARGIGDFNKILDTVTERAPLHRNVETVEVGNTAAFLLSPLASGITGEITYVDCGYNVTGM, from the coding sequence ATGATTGATCTGCAAGGTAAGACCGCGGTTGTATTTGGGCTGGCGAACAAGCGTTCCATTGCGTGGGCTATTGCGCAGAAGTTGAGCGATGCTGGTGCAAAGGTGGCTATCTGCTACCAAAACGAGCGCCTGAAGAAGGAAGCCGATGGACTGATCCCGGAGCTGAAGGACGCGAAGAGCTTCCAGTGCGACGTGTCCATTGATGCTGAGATCGATCGTGTTGCTGAAGAACTGAAGGCTGCCTACGGCACTGTAGACATCATTGTTCATTCGGTAGCATTCGCTCCGCCAGACGCCATCAAGAGCGATTTCCTGCTGACCAAGCGTGAGGATTTCCGCATTGCTCTGGATGTGAGCGCGTACTCTCTCGTAGCGGTTTCACGTGCGCTGGCTCCGATCATGAATGAGGGCGGCAGCATTCTGACCCTGACCTACTACGGTAGCGAGAAGGTCTTCCCCAACTACAACGTGATGGGTGTGGCAAAGGCTGCTCTGGAAGCTACTGTGCGTTATCTGGCCGCGTCGCTGGGACCGAAGGGTATTCGTGTGAACGCGATTTCTGCTGGTCCCATCAAGACGCTTGCAGCGCGTGGCATCGGCGACTTCAACAAGATTCTGGATACCGTGACGGAGCGCGCTCCGCTGCACCGCAATGTGGAGACCGTGGAAGTTGGCAACACCGCGGCGTTCCTGCTCTCGCCATTGGCGAGCGGCATTACCGGCGAAATTACGTACGTAGATTGCGGTTATAACGTTACCGGCATGTAA
- the moaA gene encoding GTP 3',8-cyclase MoaA produces MNPRLLGAEGRLRDGFGRAITDLRVAVTDRCNYRCVYCRTGTSGGSYSELPLAAYARMVRVLVGLGVEKIRLTGGEPLLRGDLPELIRSVRAMRRAFDDAGQPTSDGGPLDIALTTNGHLLAPIAKDLKRAGLDRITVSMDALDEGTFARVTRVPGAFGRVLDGIHAAQDAGLAPVKVNCVLFRGWNDDQVEAFGEFARRENVILRFIEFMPLEEDRTWSRDAVVTEAEILERLGAMWPLLPLTPNSASETARRYGFADGRGEIGVIAPVSRPFCGHCSRLRLTSDGKLRTCLFSQVDHDLYGKTQEAVADKELEAYIRSVVRGKEERHHIGEAGFAKPSRSMVQIGG; encoded by the coding sequence ATGAATCCCCGGCTCCTGGGGGCAGAGGGACGGCTGCGCGACGGTTTCGGGAGAGCGATAACCGATCTGCGAGTGGCTGTTACGGACCGTTGCAACTATCGCTGCGTCTACTGCCGAACGGGAACCTCCGGTGGTTCGTACTCAGAGTTGCCGCTGGCAGCCTATGCGCGCATGGTGCGCGTTCTGGTGGGCCTGGGAGTGGAGAAGATTCGGCTCACTGGTGGCGAACCCCTGCTGCGCGGGGATCTACCGGAGCTGATTCGCAGCGTACGGGCGATGCGCAGAGCCTTCGATGACGCGGGGCAGCCTACCAGCGATGGAGGTCCGCTGGATATTGCGCTGACTACCAACGGTCACCTGCTTGCGCCTATAGCGAAGGACCTGAAACGGGCAGGGCTGGATCGCATTACCGTGAGCATGGACGCGCTGGATGAGGGAACATTTGCGCGCGTTACACGGGTACCGGGTGCCTTCGGACGCGTTCTTGATGGCATTCATGCGGCGCAGGATGCCGGATTAGCCCCGGTAAAGGTCAATTGCGTGTTGTTTCGTGGCTGGAATGACGATCAGGTGGAAGCGTTTGGGGAGTTTGCGCGTCGCGAAAACGTGATTTTGCGTTTTATTGAATTCATGCCGCTGGAGGAGGATCGCACATGGTCCCGTGATGCGGTCGTGACCGAAGCGGAGATTCTGGAACGGCTGGGCGCAATGTGGCCGCTGCTTCCGTTGACGCCGAACAGTGCCAGTGAAACGGCTCGTCGGTACGGCTTTGCTGATGGGCGTGGCGAGATCGGGGTCATTGCGCCGGTGTCGAGACCGTTTTGTGGACACTGTTCACGACTCCGGCTGACCAGCGACGGCAAACTTCGGACCTGCCTGTTCTCACAGGTGGATCACGATCTCTACGGGAAGACGCAAGAAGCAGTCGCGGATAAGGAATTAGAAGCGTACATTCGAAGTGTGGTGCGTGGAAAAGAAGAACGACATCACATCGGTGAAGCGGGATTTGCAAAACCATCACGTTCCATGGTGCAGATCGGCGGATGA
- a CDS encoding DinB family protein, whose protein sequence is MTIAEVLLADFTSEAENTRRVLERVPADKADWKPHDKSMKLGTLAAHVAGLAHFGYVILTTPQMNMQTDKFPKYVFTTPEEAVQIAVDAAAKVRDALGGMSDEQFQEHWKLLFGDMLIGDAPRLQLYRSMFFNHLIHHRGQLTVYLRLLDVKVPGIYGPSADEPFGG, encoded by the coding sequence ATGACCATTGCAGAAGTGTTGCTGGCTGATTTCACTTCAGAGGCAGAGAACACGCGCCGCGTTTTGGAACGTGTTCCTGCGGATAAAGCTGATTGGAAGCCACATGACAAGTCCATGAAGCTTGGTACGCTTGCTGCGCATGTTGCAGGGCTAGCGCATTTCGGTTATGTGATTCTGACCACACCGCAGATGAACATGCAGACGGACAAATTCCCGAAGTATGTTTTCACCACGCCGGAAGAGGCAGTGCAGATAGCGGTCGACGCTGCGGCGAAGGTTCGCGATGCTTTGGGCGGGATGTCTGACGAGCAATTTCAAGAACACTGGAAGCTGCTGTTTGGCGACATGTTGATTGGAGACGCACCGCGGTTGCAGCTATACCGTTCCATGTTCTTCAACCACCTGATTCACCATCGCGGGCAGTTGACGGTGTATCTGCGGTTGTTGGATGTGAAGGTGCCCGGTATCTACGGGCCGTCTGCTGATGAACCTTTCGGCGGCTGA
- a CDS encoding SIMPL domain-containing protein produces the protein MRTTMIAAVAATLFAATSFAQVNQTLSINKDNRSITVSATDSAFAMADQAVVNIGYQAYGEDEQSAYAEGSRRSNAISDALAAAHVPADTIESQDQNLQPLNEYELKNLPASLKNMKFRITQSWTVRTTPNDAAHVLDIAVKAGANQSGSIGWEMKDPSALEAAASAKALAHAQAIAARMAEGLHIKVGSLLYASNQPQEIVRPVPMMAMAARAKTADTKQLSISARRVERSSTVFAIFSIE, from the coding sequence ATGAGAACGACCATGATTGCCGCCGTTGCCGCAACCCTGTTTGCCGCCACGTCTTTTGCGCAGGTCAACCAGACGTTGTCTATCAACAAAGACAATCGCAGCATCACCGTAAGCGCCACCGATAGCGCCTTTGCCATGGCAGACCAGGCAGTCGTCAACATTGGCTATCAAGCCTATGGTGAAGATGAGCAGAGTGCTTACGCTGAAGGCTCGCGCCGCTCCAACGCCATCAGCGATGCGCTGGCCGCAGCACACGTCCCTGCCGACACCATCGAAAGCCAGGACCAGAATCTGCAACCGCTCAATGAATATGAGCTAAAGAATCTGCCAGCCTCGCTGAAGAATATGAAGTTCCGCATTACGCAGAGTTGGACAGTCCGCACAACACCCAACGACGCCGCACACGTACTTGATATCGCGGTGAAGGCCGGAGCGAACCAGAGTGGCAGCATTGGGTGGGAGATGAAGGATCCGTCGGCCCTCGAAGCCGCTGCATCAGCCAAGGCTCTGGCGCATGCACAGGCCATCGCAGCGCGTATGGCGGAAGGTCTGCACATCAAGGTCGGATCGCTGCTCTACGCATCGAACCAGCCCCAGGAGATCGTTCGTCCCGTCCCGATGATGGCGATGGCTGCACGTGCCAAAACAGCTGACACAAAACAGTTGAGCATCTCCGCCCGTCGCGTGGAGCGCTCTTCCACTGTCTTCGCAATCTTCTCCATCGAATAG
- a CDS encoding ribonuclease HII: MERTDPLFRRKRAFIAEGQTKEQMLRTLVCSDAPEQALRYHGFVCIAGVDEVGRGALFGPVVAGAVVLPERTTRLQKLGLRDSKQLTREEREKLRKEVVKCAIAYAVAEVDAETIDRINIYQASRLAMRLAVDALGCTPDHLLIDAMRIDHPSAQTKLIYGDSLSISIAAASVLAKVHRDALMREMHVDHPQYGLDSHKGYATPEHRRALEEHGPTKWHRRSFAPVAKFFGDDALESAVATTGLLFDDAEFAQEIEPCQSA, translated from the coding sequence ATGGAACGGACAGATCCCCTTTTTCGCCGTAAACGGGCCTTCATTGCCGAGGGCCAGACCAAGGAGCAGATGCTGCGTACCCTGGTCTGTTCAGACGCGCCGGAACAGGCGCTCCGTTACCACGGATTCGTCTGCATCGCCGGCGTGGATGAAGTAGGCCGTGGCGCTCTGTTTGGCCCCGTCGTTGCAGGCGCAGTTGTTCTGCCGGAGCGCACCACACGCCTGCAAAAGCTCGGCTTGCGCGACTCGAAACAACTCACACGCGAAGAGCGCGAGAAGCTGCGCAAAGAAGTTGTGAAATGCGCCATTGCTTACGCTGTCGCGGAAGTCGACGCCGAAACGATTGATCGCATCAACATCTACCAAGCCTCGCGTCTTGCAATGCGGCTTGCCGTCGACGCACTCGGATGTACGCCGGATCATCTGCTCATCGATGCCATGCGCATCGACCATCCCAGCGCACAGACAAAACTTATCTACGGCGATTCCCTCTCCATCTCGATTGCTGCCGCCAGCGTTCTCGCCAAAGTGCATCGCGACGCGCTGATGCGCGAGATGCACGTCGATCACCCGCAGTACGGGCTGGACTCACACAAGGGATACGCCACACCGGAACATCGCCGCGCGCTTGAAGAACACGGTCCAACCAAGTGGCATCGCCGCTCCTTCGCCCCCGTAGCGAAGTTCTTTGGCGATGATGCGCTGGAAAGCGCCGTTGCCACCACTGGCCTGCTCTTTGACGACGCCGAATTTGCACAGGAGATCGAACCATGCCAAAGCGCCTGA
- a CDS encoding sensor domain-containing diguanylate cyclase: protein MIRKKSQKDLELEFAQAWQQDYTRLFHDVARALTSTLELEIVLTTVMTKMAQVFQPERWSMMLVDKEKNDLFYAIAAGEDSNSLRGLRVPMGEGVAGWVASTGNPIVVPDTSIEPRWKDFSKRNPTLNIQSIACVPVRSAEGVLGVIQLLNSKVDLLSDFSIQFLRVLCDFSAIAIRNAADMKRIHLLSITDDCTGLFNARHLYTLLEEQLARTDKAPFSLLFMDLDHFKSVNDTHGHLVGSRLLAEVGEMIRSVIGPDIPAFRYGGDEFVVLLPDHDRLKGRDMAMRLFRELRERSFLEDKGLLLRLRGSFGMATYPDDALTVEGIIKAADDMMYHVKGTTRNNLAIAGIGSILKEGELNLRESKVRNAVEPAREHAALPAGSHRD, encoded by the coding sequence ATGATACGAAAAAAATCTCAGAAAGACCTTGAACTCGAGTTTGCGCAGGCATGGCAGCAGGACTATACACGTCTGTTCCATGATGTTGCGCGGGCGCTAACGTCCACGCTTGAGCTGGAGATTGTCCTTACCACCGTCATGACCAAGATGGCCCAGGTCTTCCAGCCTGAGCGTTGGTCCATGATGCTGGTGGATAAGGAAAAGAACGACCTTTTTTATGCCATTGCGGCCGGTGAGGATTCCAACAGCTTGCGTGGTCTGCGTGTTCCCATGGGCGAAGGCGTTGCCGGTTGGGTGGCGTCGACAGGGAACCCCATTGTGGTTCCAGACACCAGCATCGAACCGCGCTGGAAAGATTTTTCAAAGCGCAACCCAACTTTAAACATCCAGTCGATTGCCTGCGTTCCGGTACGTTCCGCGGAAGGCGTGCTGGGCGTGATCCAGTTGCTGAACAGCAAGGTCGATCTGCTTAGCGACTTTTCTATTCAGTTTTTGCGCGTGTTGTGCGATTTCAGCGCCATTGCGATTCGTAATGCGGCCGACATGAAGCGCATTCATCTGCTGTCGATCACGGATGATTGCACGGGCCTGTTTAATGCGCGTCATCTCTACACACTGCTGGAAGAACAGCTTGCGCGAACGGACAAAGCGCCGTTTAGCTTGCTATTCATGGATCTGGATCACTTCAAGAGCGTTAACGATACCCACGGACATCTGGTGGGTAGCCGTCTACTAGCAGAAGTGGGCGAGATGATTCGAAGCGTAATTGGGCCGGATATTCCCGCGTTCCGCTATGGTGGTGACGAGTTTGTGGTGCTGCTCCCCGACCATGACCGTCTGAAAGGACGCGACATGGCGATGCGGCTCTTCCGTGAGCTGCGGGAGCGCTCGTTCCTGGAAGATAAAGGCCTTTTGTTGCGTCTTCGTGGATCATTCGGAATGGCAACATACCCAGACGATGCGCTGACTGTGGAAGGCATCATCAAAGCTGCCGACGACATGATGTATCACGTGAAGGGCACCACGCGTAACAACCTTGCCATTGCAGGTATCGGTTCCATCCTGAAGGAGGGGGAACTGAATCTGCGGGAGTCTAAGGTCCGGAACGCCGTGGAGCCAGCACGGGAGCACGCCGCGCTTCCGGCAGGATCGCATCGCGATTAG
- a CDS encoding NIPSNAP family protein, with the protein MNRRNFIASAAAAAGMASMTSESLHAAASPAKAPTEFYQLRRYGLRNGPQPMLMQDYLQHALIPALNRMSIAKVGTFVLSIGPETPTYYALIPSTSSEQLLTLDLMLADDAEFAKAATAFWTAPATAPAFQRSEVRMLSAFAGFPKLVAPKPGKRMFQLRTYESPSMAAHMKKVEMFETAEIGIFQRTGLTPVFFAHDLTGERLPSLTYMLTFADVAELTDHWSVFGKDPQWKELSHKPGYTDPEIVSNITNLYLNPLPSSQI; encoded by the coding sequence TTGAATCGGCGCAACTTTATTGCAAGCGCGGCAGCGGCCGCAGGCATGGCATCCATGACATCTGAATCACTTCATGCAGCGGCGAGTCCCGCAAAGGCCCCCACCGAGTTCTATCAACTACGCCGCTACGGTCTGCGCAACGGTCCACAGCCCATGCTGATGCAGGATTACCTCCAGCACGCTCTGATTCCGGCGCTGAATCGGATGAGCATTGCCAAGGTAGGAACATTCGTTCTGTCCATCGGACCCGAAACGCCTACCTACTATGCGCTCATTCCCTCCACCTCTTCAGAGCAACTGCTGACGCTGGACCTGATGCTTGCGGACGACGCTGAGTTCGCCAAAGCTGCGACAGCATTCTGGACCGCCCCTGCCACCGCGCCCGCCTTCCAGCGCTCAGAAGTACGCATGTTGTCCGCGTTCGCCGGCTTCCCAAAGCTTGTCGCTCCCAAGCCTGGCAAACGCATGTTCCAGCTCCGCACTTACGAGAGCCCGAGCATGGCCGCGCACATGAAGAAGGTCGAGATGTTTGAGACTGCGGAAATCGGCATCTTCCAGCGCACCGGCCTCACGCCCGTCTTCTTTGCGCATGACCTTACCGGCGAGCGCCTACCCAGCCTCACCTACATGCTCACCTTCGCTGACGTCGCGGAGCTGACAGACCACTGGTCGGTCTTCGGCAAGGATCCGCAGTGGAAGGAGCTGTCCCACAAGCCCGGCTACACCGACCCGGAGATCGTCAGCAACATTACGAACCTCTATCTAAATCCGCTGCCCAGCTCGCAGATTTAG
- a CDS encoding ArnT family glycosyltransferase has translation MHAALIGNPDKQRHRGLIAALLLLCGFLLRLYFLQKQAFLAADSVLYQDIALNWLHHHIYGLTEAGQIRATLIRLPGYPAILATLWWLFDPLLHAAPGTLRSFLPVLWLQIAADLVTCCMVGLIARRIGGTTCGLAALALACLCPFTANYAVVPLTETFTLFFLTLAFYLLQRWLADRRTLWILPLAFALSCSVLLRPDQGLLAVAIVPILLIGNGNETLRKRLQPAILCVALTILPFVPWTVRNYRTFHVFQPIAPKQATDPGEPAPIHFERWFRTWGADFTSTQDAYWNYPEDPINAADLPERAFDTPLQRRQTERLLQQAGYEGKLNPEVEAGFETLAQERIAAHPLRYYVLLPLARLVNMLFHPRTEMLPVAERWWQFSKHPAQTIFALAYGALNLAYFFAAIAGFRFALKRERLLVLSMAGYIALRCLLLLTLDNPEQRYTLEFFPLLIVFAACFWMNPGQPPKGSSADGP, from the coding sequence ATGCACGCCGCGCTGATAGGTAATCCGGACAAGCAACGCCACCGCGGCCTCATAGCTGCCCTGTTGCTTCTCTGTGGATTCCTGCTCCGCCTCTATTTCCTGCAAAAACAGGCCTTCCTTGCCGCTGACTCTGTTCTTTATCAGGACATTGCTCTCAACTGGCTGCATCACCACATTTATGGCCTGACCGAGGCTGGACAGATTCGAGCCACTCTCATCCGCCTGCCTGGATACCCGGCGATACTCGCCACACTTTGGTGGCTGTTCGATCCCCTTTTGCATGCTGCGCCCGGAACGCTACGCAGCTTTCTGCCGGTGCTCTGGCTGCAAATTGCCGCAGACCTCGTCACCTGCTGCATGGTTGGCCTCATCGCGCGCAGGATCGGCGGAACCACCTGTGGCCTGGCAGCGCTGGCTCTGGCCTGCCTCTGCCCATTCACAGCCAACTACGCGGTGGTTCCATTAACTGAGACCTTCACACTCTTCTTCCTCACGTTAGCGTTCTACCTGCTGCAGCGCTGGCTCGCTGACCGCCGCACACTCTGGATTCTTCCATTGGCGTTCGCTCTGTCCTGCAGCGTGCTGCTGCGACCGGACCAAGGGTTGCTGGCGGTCGCCATCGTGCCCATACTTCTCATCGGTAATGGAAACGAGACTCTGCGAAAACGCCTTCAGCCAGCGATCCTCTGCGTTGCCCTGACAATACTTCCCTTCGTACCGTGGACCGTGCGCAACTACCGAACCTTCCACGTCTTCCAGCCCATTGCGCCGAAACAGGCCACAGACCCCGGAGAACCAGCACCGATCCACTTCGAGCGATGGTTCCGAACGTGGGGAGCCGACTTTACCTCAACGCAGGATGCCTACTGGAATTACCCGGAAGATCCTATCAACGCTGCCGATCTTCCCGAGCGTGCTTTCGACACTCCTTTGCAACGTAGGCAAACAGAAAGGCTGCTGCAGCAGGCCGGATACGAAGGCAAGCTGAATCCGGAGGTGGAAGCGGGCTTTGAGACTCTGGCGCAGGAGCGCATCGCCGCACACCCGCTGCGCTATTACGTACTGCTGCCTCTTGCGCGCTTGGTGAACATGCTCTTCCATCCACGGACGGAGATGCTGCCTGTTGCGGAGCGCTGGTGGCAATTCAGCAAGCATCCCGCGCAAACGATCTTTGCTTTGGCTTATGGTGCGCTGAATCTTGCTTACTTCTTCGCGGCTATCGCAGGATTCCGTTTCGCCCTGAAACGCGAAAGGCTGCTCGTGTTGTCGATGGCTGGATACATCGCTCTACGATGCCTCCTTCTTCTCACCCTCGACAATCCCGAACAGCGCTATACGTTGGAGTTCTTCCCGTTGCTGATCGTCTTCGCTGCGTGCTTCTGGATGAATCCCGGTCAGCCGCCGAAAGGTTCATCAGCAGACGGCCCGTAG